The Oceanisphaera avium genome includes a region encoding these proteins:
- the nhaD gene encoding sodium:proton antiporter NhaD: MQSKLSLFTLGGLLALFSSSSMAAELPLDLTQTNVGIFALVVFGIAYILVMGEEFLHLRKSKPVLVAAGIIWVAIGWTYLNNGFSDLPKEAFRHNLLEYAELLLFLLVAMTYISAMEDRGLFDALRSWMIRRGFSYKSLFWLTGILAFFISPVADNLTTALLMSAVVIKVAEGDKKFINICCVNIVIASNAGGAFSPFGDITTLMVWQSGIIEFNEFFILFIPAVLNYVVPALVMSFFIENRCPVAVYEQAVLKRGALRIVFLFLLTVATAVACQSLLDLPPVLGMMTGLGYLQFFGYYLRQTLDSSVARQKVMAEKRGDEAALKRLGSVVPFDVFSKVARAEWDTLLFFYGVVMCVGGLGFMGYLALGSELLYGNWDAMYANIAIGFISAVVDNIPVMFAVLSMEPLMSHGNWLLVTLTAGVGGSLLSVGSAAGVALMGQARGMYTFLGHLKWAPVIMLGYVASILAHLWLNANSFTIFS, from the coding sequence ATGCAAAGCAAGCTGTCCTTATTCACACTCGGGGGGCTGTTAGCACTGTTCAGCTCCTCCTCAATGGCGGCAGAGTTGCCGCTCGATCTTACCCAAACTAATGTGGGTATTTTTGCATTGGTGGTATTTGGCATCGCCTATATTTTGGTGATGGGCGAAGAATTTCTACATTTGCGAAAATCTAAACCTGTATTAGTCGCGGCCGGTATAATTTGGGTCGCCATTGGTTGGACCTACCTTAATAACGGCTTTAGCGATCTTCCTAAAGAAGCTTTTCGCCATAACCTCTTAGAATATGCAGAGCTATTGCTCTTTTTACTGGTTGCCATGACCTACATTAGCGCCATGGAGGACCGAGGGCTGTTTGATGCGCTGCGCTCTTGGATGATCCGCCGTGGTTTTAGTTATAAGTCACTGTTTTGGTTAACCGGTATTTTAGCCTTCTTTATTTCTCCGGTGGCCGATAACTTAACCACCGCTTTATTAATGAGTGCTGTGGTCATTAAAGTAGCCGAAGGCGATAAAAAATTTATTAATATCTGCTGCGTTAATATTGTGATTGCCTCTAACGCAGGCGGTGCCTTTAGCCCCTTTGGTGATATTACAACACTAATGGTATGGCAGTCGGGCATCATTGAATTTAATGAATTCTTTATATTATTTATTCCCGCGGTGCTTAATTATGTTGTGCCGGCCTTAGTGATGAGCTTTTTTATTGAAAATCGCTGTCCAGTCGCTGTCTATGAACAAGCTGTACTTAAGCGGGGTGCCTTAAGAATTGTATTTTTATTTTTATTGACGGTGGCTACCGCCGTTGCTTGTCAAAGCTTGCTCGACTTACCGCCCGTACTTGGCATGATGACCGGCCTTGGCTACTTACAGTTCTTTGGTTATTACTTGCGCCAAACCCTAGACAGCTCAGTGGCGCGGCAAAAAGTCATGGCAGAAAAACGTGGTGATGAAGCCGCGTTAAAGCGCCTAGGCAGTGTGGTTCCTTTTGATGTCTTTAGTAAAGTGGCACGTGCCGAATGGGATACCTTATTATTTTTCTACGGCGTGGTGATGTGTGTAGGCGGCCTTGGCTTTATGGGATATTTAGCACTGGGCTCAGAGCTTTTGTATGGCAACTGGGATGCCATGTACGCCAATATCGCCATCGGCTTTATTTCAGCAGTAGTAGATAATATACCTGTGATGTTTGCCGTGTTAAGCATGGAGCCATTAATGTCTCACGGTAACTGGCTATTGGTGACGCTTACCGCAGGTGTGGGGGGAAGCTTACTTTCCGTCGGTTCAGCGGCCGGAGTCGCATTAATGGGCCAAGCACGAGGTATGTATACCTTCTTAGGACACCTTAAATGGGCGCCGGTGATCATGCTGGGTTATGTGGCCAGTATCTTGGCGCACTTATGGCTAAATGCAAATAGCTTTACTATCTTCAGCTAA
- the argA gene encoding amino-acid N-acetyltransferase yields MRDTDPALVKAFRQSSPYVNLHRGSTFVVMLGGEAIDQENFPNIISDIALLTSLGIRLVIVFGARPQIDRGLAEAKLENVFHKHTRVTDEHSFRIIKDVCGGLQMDIMARLSMGLINTPMQNARINVVTGNFVTAQPLGIDDGVDYQHSGRVRRIHTDTINHQLANGATVLISPIGFSVTGESFNLSSEELARRLATELKATKLIGFCSQRGVLDENEQAIPELFPEQAEEHLQRLMAEGETLSGTARYLRAAIASCKGGVPRSHLVSYKEDGALIQELFTRDGLGTQLVSQSAEQARQARIDDIGGILDLIRPLEEEGILVRRSREQLEMEVDQFTIIEKDGAIIGCAALYPFPEEAMAEMACVAIHPDYRRGSRGDMLLYKVEEQAKKRGMSRLFILTTRSIHWFRERGFEPVDVSALPMGKQALYNYQRRSKIMMKDLL; encoded by the coding sequence GTGCGCGATACCGACCCTGCATTAGTAAAAGCATTTCGCCAATCCAGCCCTTATGTCAATTTACATAGGGGCTCTACCTTTGTGGTGATGCTGGGCGGCGAAGCCATAGACCAAGAAAACTTTCCTAATATCATTAGCGATATCGCTTTGTTAACCAGTCTTGGCATCCGGTTAGTGATCGTGTTTGGAGCGCGCCCTCAAATTGATCGTGGTTTAGCAGAAGCTAAGCTCGAGAATGTGTTTCATAAACATACCCGAGTGACCGACGAACACAGCTTTCGAATTATTAAAGATGTATGTGGCGGCTTACAGATGGATATTATGGCGCGCTTATCCATGGGGCTAATTAATACGCCTATGCAAAATGCTCGTATTAATGTGGTTACTGGTAACTTTGTTACCGCCCAACCCCTAGGCATTGATGATGGCGTAGATTATCAACACTCAGGCCGCGTACGCCGCATTCATACCGACACCATTAATCATCAATTAGCTAATGGCGCTACTGTGTTAATCTCGCCTATTGGCTTTTCAGTAACAGGCGAGAGCTTTAATTTATCCTCAGAGGAATTGGCGCGTCGTTTAGCGACTGAGCTTAAAGCCACTAAATTAATAGGCTTTTGTTCACAGCGCGGCGTGCTTGATGAAAATGAGCAAGCTATTCCTGAGCTATTCCCTGAACAAGCCGAAGAACATTTACAGCGCTTAATGGCCGAGGGAGAAACACTCTCTGGCACGGCGCGCTACCTACGCGCCGCCATTGCTAGCTGTAAAGGCGGCGTGCCGCGCAGCCATTTAGTGAGCTATAAAGAAGACGGGGCCTTGATCCAAGAATTGTTTACCCGTGATGGTCTAGGCACGCAATTAGTTAGCCAAAGTGCGGAGCAAGCGCGCCAAGCGCGCATTGATGATATTGGTGGCATCCTAGACTTGATCCGCCCCTTAGAAGAAGAAGGCATTTTAGTGCGCCGCTCTCGAGAGCAATTAGAAATGGAAGTGGATCAATTTACTATTATTGAAAAAGACGGTGCCATTATTGGCTGCGCGGCTTTATATCCTTTTCCAGAAGAAGCCATGGCGGAAATGGCTTGTGTAGCCATTCATCCCGATTATCGTCGTGGCAGTCGCGGTGATATGCTGTTGTATAAAGTGGAAGAACAAGCTAAAAAACGTGGTATGAGCCGCCTGTTTATTTTAACTACTCGCTCTATTCATTGGTTTAGAGAGCGTGGTTTTGAGCCGGTGGATGTAAGTGCACTACCGATGGGTAAACAAGCGCTGTACAATTATCAGCGCCGTTCTAAAATCATGATGAAAGATTTACTGTAA
- the lysC gene encoding lysine-sensitive aspartokinase 3 — protein MSLLTVAKFGGTSVVDAEAMSRCALILEQNPDTRVAVLSASSGVTNILVALASGEQLPEARATLLTQLTQIQQGILDSLGKPEMLTRHIEDILIHIKELSDSAAISPTKALHDEIVSQGELMSTRLFVELLRSRDTPAVWFDVRKVMRTDDRFSRATPDLTHLTAEVEKELAPLCANQLVITQGFIGSAQDGRTTTLGRGGSDFSAALLAEALKAQAVQIWTDVPGIYTTDPRLVSTARPLPEISFSEASEMATFGAKVLHPATLQPAVRQQIPVFVGSSREPQAGGTWIRNETDSQPLFRAIALRRNQVLLTLTNQSMFQVHGFLAEVFGILAKHKISVDLITTSVISVSLTLDSGAEVLTEEVRDELAKHCHLQVEQDLALIALIGNRMSEISGTGTQVFSALSDVNVRMICYGASAHNLCFLVPEADAERVVDTLHQRLLPA, from the coding sequence TTGAGCCTTTTAACCGTTGCTAAATTTGGTGGCACTAGCGTCGTTGACGCCGAGGCCATGAGTCGTTGTGCCCTCATTCTTGAGCAAAACCCAGACACACGCGTTGCGGTATTAAGCGCAAGCTCAGGCGTCACCAATATCTTAGTAGCACTGGCATCAGGTGAGCAACTGCCTGAAGCCCGTGCCACCTTACTTACCCAATTAACCCAAATTCAGCAAGGCATTCTCGACAGTCTCGGTAAGCCAGAAATGCTGACTCGCCATATTGAAGATATCTTAATTCACATTAAAGAGCTTTCAGACAGTGCTGCCATTAGCCCTACTAAAGCACTGCATGACGAAATCGTTTCTCAAGGCGAGTTAATGTCCACCCGCTTATTTGTAGAGCTGCTGCGCAGTCGCGATACCCCAGCGGTATGGTTTGATGTACGAAAAGTAATGCGCACTGATGATCGATTTAGCCGTGCGACCCCCGACTTAACCCACTTAACAGCTGAAGTTGAAAAAGAGCTTGCCCCCCTTTGCGCTAATCAATTAGTCATCACTCAAGGCTTTATTGGATCAGCACAAGATGGGCGTACTACCACCTTAGGCAGAGGCGGCAGTGACTTTTCCGCCGCATTATTAGCTGAAGCACTTAAAGCGCAAGCCGTGCAAATTTGGACCGATGTGCCAGGCATTTACACCACAGACCCTCGCTTAGTGAGCACGGCGCGACCGCTACCAGAAATTAGCTTTAGTGAAGCCTCAGAAATGGCCACCTTTGGCGCTAAAGTCTTACATCCCGCAACACTGCAACCTGCTGTGCGCCAGCAAATTCCCGTGTTTGTGGGCTCTAGCCGCGAGCCACAAGCGGGCGGCACTTGGATCCGAAATGAAACTGATAGCCAGCCGCTCTTTAGAGCCATTGCGCTGCGCCGTAATCAGGTGCTATTGACACTGACTAATCAAAGTATGTTTCAAGTGCATGGCTTTTTAGCAGAAGTGTTTGGCATTTTAGCTAAACATAAAATTTCCGTAGACTTAATTACCACCTCAGTAATTAGTGTCTCGCTTACTTTAGACTCAGGCGCAGAGGTATTAACAGAGGAAGTGCGTGACGAGTTAGCTAAACATTGCCATTTACAGGTAGAGCAAGATTTGGCCTTAATTGCCTTAATTGGTAATCGAATGAGTGAGATCAGTGGCACCGGCACTCAGGTGTTTAGTGCTTTATCAGATGTCAACGTGCGCATGATTTGCTATGGCGCCAGCGCTCATAATTTATGCTTCTTAGTACCAGAAGCCGATGCCGAGCGCGTCGTTGACACCTTGCATCAACGCCTACTCCCCGCATAA